The Myxococcales bacterium genome contains the following window.
ATCGGCGTAATCCGCGGGCACCCGGCGAACCGAGATCCGCCCGGTCCCGCCGTCGACGGCGATGAAACCCTGGCCGGCGGCGGCCAGCACCGCTTTCAGGTCGAGCGGCTTTTTCGTCTGCGGCACGCGCGGCTGCTGGCGGCCGTAGCGGACGGCGAACTGCCGCGAGCCGAGGATCATCGTCGAGTCCGAGCCTTCATCGGGTTTCAGCCCGGGCACTTCCTCGAACATGTCCTCCAGCAGCGAGTTCCACAGCTCCGGCGAAAATTCGTTGGCCACGTTGCAGCGATGGCAGACGATTCGGGGCACCAGGGCATTGACCGCCAACTGCTCGCCGCAGTTCGTGCAGTCGGTCTTGATCTCCAGCGCGATACCGATCATGGCCGCGTCCTCGCCAAAAATGGGTTGGGGAATCTTCGGCGATCACGGTATCATTTTACATCGGCGCCCTCCAGTTGCCTTTGATCGCGCAACCGGCGTCTCCCGATCGGTAGGGTTAAAACCCGAGTCCCGTGAAGACCAGGGGCGCGCCGAAGTAGGGTTCGTCGCGGACTTCCTTCTTGAAGCTTTCCGGCTTGTTGCCGCCGTAAACGCCGAAACCCAGGGCCCATTGCGGGGTGATGTAGAGCGAAATCTTTTCGCTCAGTTTGATGTCGAAGCGATAGCCGATGCGCCCTTCGTTCCAAAGCTCGAAGCCGGAGTAGTATTTCTTTTCGTGCTTTTCGTAATACCAGTCGTAAGCCGGCCACAACTGGTATTCGGCGTGCAACCCCTTCCACAGATAGTGGCGCAGGCCGACGATCACGCCGGGGGCATGGGTCGCGCCGTCGTCGAACTGAATGTTCATATACGACAAGCCGAGCATCAGATCGTTTTGCGGCGCAAACTGGTAGGAATACTGCACGACGTAAATGCGCATGAGCGGTGACATCGGGCTGGCCTCGATCGCGTGTTTTCGTTCGGCGGCGGGCGGATTCGGCGCCGGGTCGGTCCCGTTTTCGGCGGGTGTCGTCTGGGCCACGGCGGGAACGACCGCCAAAAAAAGTGAAACAAAAAGTAAGCCGATCAAGCAAGCCGCCGTTTGGAGAATCGTTTTCATTGACGTTTCGTTCCTTTTTTCGATGACGTGGTTTCGGCGCACAACAGTTGAAAGACAAGTTCCGCGTCGGCGATGATCTTTTCCCGCAGTTCAGGGCCGACGCCCTGAATGTAACGGCCGGCCACCAACCGCGAGAGCACTCCGTGCAGATAGCCGTGCACGATATCGGCCGCCCGGGCGATGGCCGTCGCGGGTACCGCCGCCGGCGCGATGGCCGCCAGATGACGGGCGAAATCGGCGGCCGGCTGGGCCAGCTTGGGCACCAAGTTTTCCCGCGGCGCTCCCGGCAACGGTTCCATCCAAATGAAGCGATACCAGCCGGGATGGGCTTGCGCGAAATCAATCTGACTGCCGATGAAAACCCGGAAGGCGTCGCGCTTCCGCCGGGTTTTCGCCATTTCCATTTCCGTGTGGTTCACCAGTCGCTCCACCGCCTCGACCAAGGTGTGCCAAAGCAAATCGGGATAGCTGTCGAAGTAGTTGTAAATGTTGGTGTGCGCGCAGCCGAGCGCGCGCGAGATCTTGCGCAGATCGACGCCCGTCAGGCCGTGATTTTCGTCGATCAGCTCGAGTGTGACCTCGAGGATTCGCCGGGCCATCGGTTTTTCGCTCATCTCGCCCTCCTTGCGCCGCCGGGACCAACGCGGCACCGTTCATTACCACTGGTAATTACCATTGGTAATTTGCGGTGTCAAGATTTTTTTTGCCCGAGATTTTTTTGTAAGGACGCGCCGCCGCGAGGTCAGATCAACTTTTGCACTTCATCCGGCAGAGCAAAGGTGCCGTCTTGGCGGTAGGGGAATTCGACGACTTGCCGGATCGCGTCGCGGTTGACCGGCCCATAAACGTGCGGAAACAGCGAGCCGACGCCCGGATCGTGGCCGCGGCCGGTCGGGTCTTCGTATTTCAACTCGGTGTTCAATCGTTTCTCGTCGATGATCAAGAGCAGCAGATCGTTTTGTCCGCGGAAAAAGAGGTTGGCGGTATCGACGACCTGCTTCACGGTCGAGCAGTGGATGAACCCGTCGCTTTGCAGGGAGGCGGCGCGATATTCGCTTTCCCCGGCGGCGGCTTGCCATTCCTGGCGGGTAGTGATGTGGACAATCATTCGACAATCTCCGGCGACGGCGCGCGCTTTCGCTGGCGGACTCGACTTCCGCGAATATTGATTCTATTTTCGTTTTCTCACGATTCAGGGAGCTTCCTTGCCGAAGAATGATACCACGTTTCGCACCGTCCGCCTGTCGCCCCAGCGCCTGGCCATCGTGGATTCGCTGCGCGCCGCGCGGCGCAAACCGGCGATTCATTTTCTCGGCGCGATCGACGTGACCCATGCCCGGCAAGCCCTGCGCGATTACGAAGCGCGAACCGGGCAGCGCCGCTCCTTCACCGCCTTGCTGATTCATTGCCTGGCGCGGACGATCGACGAAGACAAAACGATCCAGGCGTACCGGCAGGGCAACCACCTGGTGATTTTCGACGATGTCGACGTGTGCGTGCTGGTCGAGCACGAGGTCGGCGCGGATCGGATCGCGGCGCCCCATGTCTTGCGCGCGGCCAACCGCAAATCACCGGCGCAGCTTCACGAGGAAATCCGCGCGGCGCAAAAGAGCGGCGCGGCGGCGGCCGAATCGTGGCGTTATATCCGTTTTTATCCCTGGTTCCCGGGATTCGTGCGGCGGCTGTTCTGGCGTTTTCTGTATTCCCGCCCCGCCCTGATGAAAAAGACCGCGGGCACGGTTTGCGTCACGGCGCCGGGATTGTTCGGTTCCGGCGGCGATTGGGGCCTGCCCGTTTCCGGCTATACCCTGACGGTGACCGTCGGCGGCATCGCCGGCAAAGAGGAAATCATCGACGGGCAACGCGTACGGCGGGAAGAACTCTCGCTGACGATCAGCGTGGATCACGAGATCGTGGACGGCGCCATGCTGGCCCGGTTTGCGGAGCGTTTCCGCCGGCGGATCGAGCGCCTCACCCCGGACCTCGAATCCGTTTAATCGCCATCTGCAAAGGAATGAATCATGGCTTACGTCGGAGTCGGGTATTATCGCAAAACAACCGCACCGGATGCGCTCGAAGCGACCTGGACCACCGCCTTGCTTTTCGACAAAGGGCTGGGAACGGGCATGGTCAAAGGCGCCTTCAGCAACGGTTATTGCGGCAATCACGTCGTCACCTATTTTCTTCCGGACGGTAGCAACGCCGGCACCTTCGATCTGCTGATCGAAAGGAGCGGCGCGGCCTATCGCCTTTCGTGGCGCACGGAAGGCCGCGTCGTCTTCACCGGACTGGGCGTCGAAACGACTGACGGACTAGCGATCGGCTTTACGAAAGTCGAGTGACCCGATCGGCGGAAAGTCTCCGGATAAGCGCTGCCGACGGTTCATTTTTTTCTCCGGCTTCCGCAATAATTCTTGCCCGCGAGAATCAAGCGGCGTATCAATGGTTCCAACATTCGCTCTTTCCGAGCTTTCGGCGAACCACGGCATCTCAACCGGCCGCTTACGGGGGGAGGGTCGATCATGCACAATTTTTATTTGTTCGCGCTTGTCCTTTTTTCATTGGCGGCGCTTACCGCCTGCTTTTCGTTCGATGACGACGATGACAACGACTCCGCCGACGACGACACGGGTAGCGGCGGCGACGACGACGACGATTCCGGGGCCGACGACGATGACGACGACGGTCCGGGTTGGCATGTGGTGAACGGCGTGACCGAAGACGATCTTCACGGTTTGTGGGGATCTTCGGAAACCGACATCTTCGCGGTCGGTTACGCGGGCACGATCCTGCATTTCGACGGGGCGGAATGGTCGGTAATGAAAACCGACGAAAACACCACGCTCTGGGCCGTGTGGGGCCTCTCGGCCGGCAATGTCTACGCGGTCGGCGGCGACAATGCGACCGACGCTCCGGTGGTCGAGCATTACGACGGTTCCACCTGGGCGGCCGTGGATACCGGCCTGGCCACCCCGGCGCCGTTGGATGGCGTCTGGGGCTCGTCGGCGACGGATATTTACGCCTCGAGCAACGGCGGCAACAGCGGCACCGGCGGCGGACTTTACCATTTTGACGGCGCTGCGTGGTCGCAAATGACCACCCTGCCCGACAACCCGAACACGCAATCCGTCTGGGGCCTCTCGGCCTCGGCGGTATTCGTCGGCGGCGCCGGTTCGAACGGGTCCGGCATCTGGTACTTCGACGGCACGACGTGGACCAATCCCTTCAACGGGTTGGCCGAATACATCAATGGAATCTGGGCCTCCTCGGAAACGGATATTTTCGGAGTCGGCGGCGGCGGTCAGGCGATTCATTACGACGGCGTTTCCTGGACCTCGATGTTCACCGACATGTCCGGCGGCCTGTGCGGGATTTGGGGCACCGGGCCCCAGAATGTATACGCCGTCGGGTCAAGCCCATTTGTTTTGCACTATGACGGCGAATCGTGGACGCCGGCGGACGACCCGGAACACGGCCTCGACTCGAACCTGTGGGCCGTGTGGGGCACGTCGGCCAATAACATCTACGCCGTCGGCGACGGCGGCACGATTTTGCACTTCACGGGCGAATAATCGAGCAATGATTGTCTTGTCGCGCCGAGAAGAATATCACGCGCGGGAGAAAAACGGTGCCCAACGATACGAAAAAAATATTTCACCGCTGCGGGACCTGTTCGCGCACCTTTCATTTCCTGTTGAACCGCGAATTCGGCCATCCAGCGGACGCCGAGGAACGCGCGGCGGATCCGTTGGCCGGCGGGCTCATGCGAACCGGTCACCAATGCGGCATGTTATGGGGCGCGTCGTTGGCCGTCGGCGCCGAAGCCTCCCGCCGCTACCGCGATCCGGACCAGGCCGCGGCGGTCGCCATTGCGACGACTCGCGGCTTGATGGAATCCTTCGCCGGGAGCGCGAAAAGCGTCGATTGCCGGGAGATCACCGGTTGCGATCTGACCAGCAAATCCGGTCTGGCCAAGCTTTTGCTGAAAACCGTCCTCGGGCTTTTCTATTACAGTCCCTGTTTCAACCTGGCGGAAAAATGGACGCCGGAGGCGTTTCGCACGGCAAAGGAAGGCCTAACTCTCGTCCCAACCGAATCGCCGCAACCGCCGCTGAGTTGCGCCTCCCTGCTGGCCAAAAAAATGGGCGCCGGCGACGCGGAAGCGGCAATGGTCGCCGGCTTCGCCGGTGGTCTTGGCTTGAGCGGCAACGCCTGCGGCGCGCTCGGCGCGGCGATCTGGTTGCGCGCCCTCGCCGCCTGCCGGAATGATACCGGGAAACCGTCCGCCGACCGCAACCAGGGAGAAGTGCAACAGATTTTGCGCGACTTCGATCAGGCGACCGCTGGAGAGATACTTTGCGCGAAAATTTCCGGCCGGCGGTTTGCGACAATCGACGAGCACGGTGAATTCATCAGAAATGGCGGTTGCGGCACGTTGATCGACCTTTTGGCGCACTCCTAGCCGTTTCCCACTCGATTGACTCTTTGCAAATAAAATTAGTCTTTCGTATTCTGATCACCGGTCCATCGTGATTTTCCACAACTGTCGCGAAAACGCGTTTGCAAACAATTCGACTTACCGGCTCACACCATGCCGAGGAACCCGATTGATGAAACAGCTTCTGTCTGCGGCGATGAATGAGGGCACCATGCGGATACGACCGATTCGTATGCCAATCTTGTTTATCTTGGCGCTCGTTTTTCTGTTTGCCGGATGCGTTTCCGACAATGATGACGATACGACCGCGAATGAAGCGGATGACGATTCGGCCGCCCCGCCCGACGATGATGATGACAACGATGACAACAACGACAATGATGCGGCCGATGACGACACCACTCCGGCTGACGACGACACGACACCCGCCGATGACGATACGATCGATGACGACGAGACTTCGGAAAATGCCATTGCCGTCGGCGGTTCCGAGAATTACGGGCCCGTTGCCTGGATCAGAGGGCCGAAAGGCTGGTCGGCGCTGACTTTCCCAGGTGTTCCTACTCTTTACCCTCTGAACGACGTTTCAGCTTTTAATGACGCCGGCGCGTTTCTGGTCGGGGGATACGGCCAAACCGCCGGCGTTTACGAGTACAAGGACGGAACGCTCATCGACCGGAGTTTCGCGTGTTATTCCTGTTGGCAATTCGGCGTCAGCGCGCTGAACGCCACGCGGGCCGCCAGCGCCGGTTGCTATGCCAACATGGGGTTCACGACTAGCCGCATCTGGATCGATGACGGAGTGCAATTCACCGCTGCGGCCGTGGCCGAGCCCAATGCCAACGGCATGTGCGTCGCCCGCGACATCTCCTGGATCAACCAAGACGAGGCCGTGGCCGTTGGGCGTGATTACTACACTAATTTGGGCATTCTTTGGAGCGGCAATGAACAGGGTTTTGCCATCGAGGAACCACCCGCGGTCGCTGGTTCATGGCAACTGACGGCCGTGGCCGCCTGCCCCGGTGACGAGGTTTATGCGGTCGGAACCCACGGCGCCGTTGCGCAAGGGCTCGTTTTACGGCGCACCGCCAAGGGGTGGAGCAAGGAAACATTACCGGCGATCAGCCTGCATTGGGATTTACGTGGAATCGGATGCTCGGACGATTCCGTCTTTGCCGTCGGTTATGATTGGATCAATGGGCGCGGCTTGCTTTTGAAAAAAACGGCGGCATGGACTTCGGAAACGCTACCCCTCGCCGACGGCGGTTGGGGCCTGGACGCCATCGCGACGGACTCCAACGGCGGCGGTTACCTTGTCGGCTACGACCATTTCGCGTCGCGCGCGGTGATTTTCCGTGGATCCGCCGGCGAATGGCAACCGGAGGATCCGCCGGCCGCGGAAGAAAATCAGCCGCTGCTGGGGGTGGCGATTCTCGATTGATTTCACCTGGCGACGAAGCGGATGATGGGGGCGCAACCTTCTTCACCGAAAGGAGACCGAAATGGACGGAAAGCGGATGTTGTGGATCATGGCCGTGATCGTGCTGCTGGGCTTTCTCGTGTCGGTGGCGGCCTACGCGGCGACGGCGACGACCTACACCAAGGGCCAGAAAGTGCAAGTCCTCTGGAAGGGCACCTGGTATGCCTCGACGATCCTGGAAGTCGGGGCCGACGCCAACGCGGGCAAATACAAAATCCATTACGACGGCTGGGGTAACGAGTGGGACGAATGGGTTACGCCGGACCGGATCAAGCCCGCGAAATAAGGCGCCGCTAAAAAGTTCGACGCTACTCGACGATCTCCCGGATCAGATTTTCGGGGTCGTCGGTCAGTTTCAGTGCGCCGCGTTCCACCACGTAAGGGTCGGTGTCGTCCCAATTCTTCTCGATGAACGGATTCGCGAAGCGGCCGTAATCCGCTTGCGAAATCGTGGCGCCGCGCACGATAAAGTCGCCGTCCCAGGAATAGACTAACCGGCCCTGCCCCGGCGATTCGTAAAGCACCTGCTGCGTTGCCGGTTCGATTTCCACCCGCGCCGCCGCCACCAACTGCTGGAAGGTGTCGAAATCGCCGTACAAGGTCGCGTCGCCGACCTCGCAAATCCAGACGTTCTCGGCTCCGTCGGCCACCAATTCCTTGCCGGCCCATTCCCCTTCGGTCCGCCATTCCGTCGGATTGTACGAATACAGCGCCGCGTACCCGTCGCCGTAGCGGACGAAGGTCCAATCGTCCTGTTGCACGACTTCATCGAACGCCTCGGTGGGAATGAAAGCGTGCGTGTAGTTGGGCAGCAGCAGGTCGACGATCGGCTGAACGAGCGCCAGATCCAGTTCGGGTTTGCGATAAAGAATGATCGCGGCGGTGCGGTACTGCGCCACGCGCGGATGCCAGCCGCCGGTCCAGTCCCCGGCGAATTCGTTCTCGACGAAACCGCCCGGATAGGTAGTGAAGAGCAGCGCCTCCCAACCGAGAGTCGCCTGCCAGACGTGCGTCTGCGCGCCGAGCATCCCTTTCCAGTAATCCTGCGCCGAGGCCAGCATCACCTCGGGCGTCCGGTAAACGTAGGTATTCGCCTGTTGGATGGAATTGCCGCAGGCCAGCGGGAACAAACCCCACATCAGGTCGTCGAGGATGCCCAGGTCGTTGAGCGGTTTGACGAGCGCGAAGGCCGCGAAGGGGCTCGGCGCGGCCAGCAGACCCCATTCCTCGAACATCGCGAACGTCGTCTCGATCGCTTCCGGGGCGACGAAGCCGTTCATCGACCACCAGTACAACACGTCGTCGTAATTGTCGTAGCCGATGCCGTGCGCGGGACCGTCGGCGACGTTGAGCGAGATCTTTTCCTTGGAAACCAACCCGCGCGGTCGGGCGGAACCGACGGCCTCGACCACGGCCGGCAGTCGATACAGATCGGAATCGGCCAGGGCGACCGCGGACATGGAATCGTTGTCACCGTAAGTATCGCCCTTGCCGAACATCAGCCAGATCGTGGTTTTGGTGTCCTCGGTTTCGAGCCTCTGCTTGTCCTTCATGTAGGTCCGGCCGTGCGCGACGCCGAAAACGCCCTCGTGATTGTTCAGCGCCATGTCCAGCAGCATTACGTCCAAAGCCATGCGGGCGCGCAACTGGATATCCTCGTCGTTGCCGAAGTCGCTGAGGTTCGCCAGCGCGGGGATGTCCTCGTTGTAATAGACGTCCGAGTGAAACTCCGTGAAGCCGAACCGGAGGCGGAACTCCAGCCAACGGTCGATATAGAAGCGCGCCTTCGCGCGCAATTGGGCGCCGGTCATCCCCGAGTTGGTGAAAATCGCGTCGGGAAAAAGATCGCCCATGACGAAGGCGGCGGAGTTGAAGAGGATGTGATGGTTTTCCGTCTGGTAGTTCATCGCGTCGTTGCCCGGTTCGTCGACCCAGTAGGAAAAATTCAAGAGCGACGCGACGATGGTGTCGTATTGCGCCGGGGACAGATTGGGATCGTCGCCGTATTTGGCCAAAATGCGGACCAGCGAAGCGACGCCGAAATCGGCGCAATCCTCCCGGGCATCGACGCGGGACAAGGCCGCCGCGATGGCGGCGTCGGAAACCGCGCCGGCCCCGGTTGCCAGAACGCAAACCTGGGCGTTGATGCTGCCGCTCCCGAGGCCCTCGGCGGCGCAATCATCCAGCAGCGTGGCGATCCGCCCGTCGAGGCCGGAGACGAACGGCGTGGAATCGTCGGTGAACGAACCATCGTCCAGCGGTTCCGGGCCGGTGTCGTTGTCGTTATCGTCGTTGTCATTGTCGTCGTTGTTATCGTTATCGTCGTCGTTGTCGTCATCATCGTCGTCCGTCGACGCGTCGTCATCGGCGGCATCGTCATCGGTCGGGCCGGCGCCGGAATCATCATCGTCGTCGTTCGAGTCGCAGCCCCAAAGAGCGCTGCCGATCAAGCCGCAAGCCAGCAACAACAGGCAAAGCCGAAACGCGAAAGTCTGCATGTTTCTTTCCCTTCCCCGGAAAAACCGAATCGTCCGCATCTTCATCGGATTGAGCGGAAAACACAATGCGATTTTGGCGCCGTGACGAGAGAATGGACGGCGCGAATGATTCTCAGCCGGCGCCACGCGCCTCTACCCAATAGAGCTGGGTTTTGGTTTAATTCAGCGCAGTAAAAGAAGAGCCGCAAAAATCATCGATCACGAGGTGAACCATGCGCGCGATCGCGATCAACGGCAGTCCCCGCAAAAACTGGAACACGGCCACCCTGCTCGAAAACGCGCTGGCGGGCGCGGCCGCCCAGGGCGCCGAAACCAAACTGGTCTATTTGTACGACTTGCATTACCAAGGCTGCACCAGTTGCTTTGCCTGCAAACTGCGCACCGGAAAAAGCTACGGCCGTTGCGCCCTGAACGACGACCTGGCTCCCATTCTGCGACAGATCGAGGAGGCCGATATCCTGCTTCTGGGCTCGCCGATCTATTTCGGCGCGGTGACGGGTGAAATGCGCTCGTTCCTGGAACGATTGTTGTTCCAGTACATGCTGTACGACAAAAATTATTCGCTTCTCCGCAAAAAGGCGATTCCGGTCGGCATCATCTACACCATGAACACCACCCAGGCCGGAGCGGAAGCGCGAAATTACCCGATTACCCTGGGGGCGATGGAAGCGGCGATCAAGCGGATCCTGAGTGACGAGGACGTCGCCACGCTGTACGTCACCGACACGTATCAATTCGACGATTACGAAAAATATGAGGTCACCGCGTTCAGCGGCGCCCATAAAGCCAAGCGCCGGGCCGAGGTCTTTCCGGAAGACTGCCGCAAGGCCTACGCCCTGGGCGCCGAGTTGATCGCGCGTTTCGTCTGAACCCGTTTTATCGAAAGGCATCGCGATGCGATTCGTTTGTCCGCTCCTGGTCGTCGAGGATCTGGAAAGGTCGCGCGATTTTTATTGCAACGTGCTGAAGCAAACCGTGATCGCCGACTACGGTGAGAATATCGTTTTCCGAGGCGATTTCTCGCTCCATCAACGCGCTCATTTCGAGGGATTGTTGGGAAATGGCCGCGCGGTGCGATTCGGCGACGACAGTTTCGAATTGTATTTCGAAACCGACGACCTGGATGAAATTCGCGACCGCCTGCAAAAAAACGGCGTCGTTTTTGTGCACGATTTGCGGGAACAGCCCTGGCGTCAGCGGGTCATGCGCATCGCGGACCCCGACGGACACCTCATCGAAATCGGCGAACCGATGCCGGCGGTCGTCCGGCGGCTGGCGCAAAGCGGCATGACGATCGCCGCGATCGCGGCGGCGACTTCCCTGCCCGAGCGGATCGTGTTGCGCGAGTTGGCGCTCCGGTGAGCGCGGTCATTCCCGGCGCAACACCTGCGTCGAACAATGCGCGGCCCCGTAACCGCCGGTCAGGTTGTGAAAGTCCATCCAGGTGGCGTCGGCACCGGCAT
Protein-coding sequences here:
- a CDS encoding 2-oxo acid dehydrogenase subunit E2, with the translated sequence MPKNDTTFRTVRLSPQRLAIVDSLRAARRKPAIHFLGAIDVTHARQALRDYEARTGQRRSFTALLIHCLARTIDEDKTIQAYRQGNHLVIFDDVDVCVLVEHEVGADRIAAPHVLRAANRKSPAQLHEEIRAAQKSGAAAAESWRYIRFYPWFPGFVRRLFWRFLYSRPALMKKTAGTVCVTAPGLFGSGGDWGLPVSGYTLTVTVGGIAGKEEIIDGQRVRREELSLTISVDHEIVDGAMLARFAERFRRRIERLTPDLESV
- a CDS encoding glyoxalase/bleomycin resistance/dioxygenase family protein produces the protein MRFVCPLLVVEDLERSRDFYCNVLKQTVIADYGENIVFRGDFSLHQRAHFEGLLGNGRAVRFGDDSFELYFETDDLDEIRDRLQKNGVVFVHDLREQPWRQRVMRIADPDGHLIEIGEPMPAVVRRLAQSGMTIAAIAAATSLPERIVLRELALR
- a CDS encoding flavodoxin family protein — its product is MRAIAINGSPRKNWNTATLLENALAGAAAQGAETKLVYLYDLHYQGCTSCFACKLRTGKSYGRCALNDDLAPILRQIEEADILLLGSPIYFGAVTGEMRSFLERLLFQYMLYDKNYSLLRKKAIPVGIIYTMNTTQAGAEARNYPITLGAMEAAIKRILSDEDVATLYVTDTYQFDDYEKYEVTAFSGAHKAKRRAEVFPEDCRKAYALGAELIARFV
- a CDS encoding TetR/AcrR family transcriptional regulator, with product MSEKPMARRILEVTLELIDENHGLTGVDLRKISRALGCAHTNIYNYFDSYPDLLWHTLVEAVERLVNHTEMEMAKTRRKRDAFRVFIGSQIDFAQAHPGWYRFIWMEPLPGAPRENLVPKLAQPAADFARHLAAIAPAAVPATAIARAADIVHGYLHGVLSRLVAGRYIQGVGPELREKIIADAELVFQLLCAETTSSKKGTKRQ
- a CDS encoding DUF952 domain-containing protein, translated to MIVHITTRQEWQAAAGESEYRAASLQSDGFIHCSTVKQVVDTANLFFRGQNDLLLLIIDEKRLNTELKYEDPTGRGHDPGVGSLFPHVYGPVNRDAIRQVVEFPYRQDGTFALPDEVQKLI
- a CDS encoding C_GCAxxG_C_C family protein, with protein sequence MPNDTKKIFHRCGTCSRTFHFLLNREFGHPADAEERAADPLAGGLMRTGHQCGMLWGASLAVGAEASRRYRDPDQAAAVAIATTRGLMESFAGSAKSVDCREITGCDLTSKSGLAKLLLKTVLGLFYYSPCFNLAEKWTPEAFRTAKEGLTLVPTESPQPPLSCASLLAKKMGAGDAEAAMVAGFAGGLGLSGNACGALGAAIWLRALAACRNDTGKPSADRNQGEVQQILRDFDQATAGEILCAKISGRRFATIDEHGEFIRNGGCGTLIDLLAHS